In the Victivallis sp. Marseille-Q1083 genome, one interval contains:
- a CDS encoding biotin/lipoyl-containing protein — translation MKKISFMDTSFRDGFQSCLGARVKTEDFLPALEAAVAAGIDNFEIGGGARFQSLYFYCQEDAFDMMDKCRKVVGPNVNLQTLSRGANVVGLVSQCRDIIDLHAKMFKKHGVSTIRNFDALNDVRNLAYSGRCIASAGLKHQVTVTMMGLPPGLDNGYAHTPAFYADILKAILKDGVPFDSVAFKDASGTSTPKTVYDTIKEARKLLPEGTIIQYHTHDTAGGAVSCNMAAIEAGADIIDLAMSPLSGGTCQADILVMWHRLRGTDYQMDIDPEKIMKAEKVFEECLSKYFMPPESMQVSPKIIFSPMPGGALTANTQMMRDNNCLDKYDDAIAAMREVVAKGGFGTSVTPVSQFYFQQAFANAMQGNWKKITEGYGKMVLGYFGKTPATPDPEIVKIASEQLGLEPTTEDVHDINDRNPNLGIKAATAKLEAAKLPVTDENIFITATCGDKGIEFLKGNKPMGIRYKEDEAKKAAPAAAPAKAAAAAPADYTVTVDGKSFNVHVAPGGAATAAPVAAAPAAAAAPAAGGGAMFDVASPLPGTVVKTVVEVGEEVNAGDTIAIIEAMKMETPVATEKGGRVADILVSTGQVIASGEVLAVIEEK, via the coding sequence ATGAAAAAAATTTCTTTTATGGACACTTCGTTCCGCGACGGCTTTCAGTCCTGTCTCGGCGCCCGGGTTAAAACCGAAGATTTTCTGCCCGCGCTGGAAGCGGCGGTGGCGGCCGGCATCGATAATTTCGAAATCGGCGGCGGTGCCCGTTTTCAGAGCTTGTATTTCTATTGCCAGGAAGACGCTTTCGACATGATGGACAAATGCCGCAAGGTGGTTGGTCCGAATGTCAATCTGCAGACGCTTTCCCGCGGCGCCAACGTCGTCGGTTTGGTGTCGCAGTGCCGCGATATCATCGATCTGCATGCGAAAATGTTCAAAAAGCACGGCGTCAGCACGATCCGCAACTTTGACGCGCTCAACGACGTCCGCAACCTGGCCTACTCCGGCCGCTGTATCGCCAGCGCCGGTTTGAAGCATCAGGTCACCGTGACGATGATGGGATTGCCGCCGGGCCTCGATAACGGCTATGCCCATACGCCGGCGTTTTACGCCGATATCCTCAAAGCGATCCTCAAGGACGGCGTGCCGTTCGACAGCGTCGCCTTCAAGGATGCCTCCGGCACTTCGACGCCGAAAACCGTTTACGATACGATCAAGGAAGCGCGCAAGCTGTTGCCGGAAGGCACGATCATTCAGTACCACACCCATGACACCGCCGGCGGCGCCGTTTCCTGCAATATGGCGGCGATTGAAGCCGGCGCCGATATCATCGACCTGGCGATGAGTCCGTTGTCCGGCGGCACCTGTCAGGCCGATATCCTGGTGATGTGGCACCGGTTGCGCGGCACGGATTACCAGATGGACATCGATCCGGAGAAGATCATGAAGGCCGAAAAAGTCTTTGAAGAGTGCCTCAGCAAATACTTCATGCCGCCGGAATCGATGCAGGTCAGCCCGAAGATCATCTTCAGCCCGATGCCGGGCGGTGCGCTGACGGCCAACACCCAGATGATGCGCGACAACAATTGTCTCGACAAATATGACGACGCGATTGCCGCGATGCGCGAAGTGGTCGCCAAGGGCGGTTTCGGCACCTCGGTGACGCCGGTGTCGCAGTTCTATTTCCAGCAGGCGTTTGCCAATGCGATGCAGGGCAACTGGAAGAAAATTACCGAGGGATACGGCAAGATGGTGCTCGGTTATTTCGGCAAGACGCCGGCCACGCCGGACCCGGAAATCGTCAAAATCGCCTCCGAACAGCTCGGTCTGGAACCGACCACCGAAGACGTGCACGACATCAACGACCGCAATCCGAACCTCGGCATCAAAGCTGCCACCGCGAAGCTGGAAGCGGCCAAATTGCCGGTGACCGATGAAAATATCTTCATCACCGCCACCTGCGGCGACAAAGGGATCGAATTCCTCAAGGGCAATAAGCCGATGGGAATCCGTTACAAGGAAGACGAGGCCAAGAAGGCCGCGCCGGCTGCCGCTCCGGCGAAAGCGGCCGCGGCCGCGCCGGCCGATTATACGGTGACGGTCGACGGCAAGAGCTTCAACGTCCATGTCGCGCCGGGCGGTGCCGCCACGGCTGCTCCGGTTGCCGCCGCGCCGGCCGCTGCCGCTGCTCCGGCTGCCGGCGGCGGTGCGATGTTCGACGTCGCTTCGCCGCTGCCGGGCACGGTGGTCAAGACGGTCGTGGAAGTCGGGGAGGAAGTCAACGCCGGCGACACCATCGCCATCATCGAAGCGATGAAGATGGAAACGCCGGTGGCGACGGAAAAGGGCGGCCGGGTGGCCGATATTCTGGTGTCGACCGGTCAGGTGATCGCCTCCGGTGAAGTGCTGGCCGTTATCGAGGAGAAATAA